A stretch of Rhinopithecus roxellana isolate Shanxi Qingling chromosome 12, ASM756505v1, whole genome shotgun sequence DNA encodes these proteins:
- the CCDC8 gene encoding coiled-coil domain-containing protein 8 translates to MLQIGEDVDYLLIPREVRLAGGVWRVISKPATKEAEFRERLTQFLEEEGRTLEDVARIIEKSTPHPPQPPKKPKEPRVRRRVQQMVTPTLRLVVGTYDSSNASDSEFSDFETSRDKSRQGPRRSKKVRKMPVSYLGSKFLGSDVESEDDEELVEAFLRRQEKQPTAPPARRRVNLPVPMFEDNLGPQLSKADRWREYVSQVSWGKLKRRVKGWAPRAGPGVGEAGLASTPVESAGVSSGTSPGDRVENAGDVCAPQASPRRWRPKINWASFRRHRKEQTAPTGQGADIEADQGGEAADNQREEAIADLREEAAGNQRAGAPADQGAEAADNQREEAADNQRSGAPADQGAEAADNQREEAADNQRSGAPADQGAEAADNQRAEAPADHRPQGADNLREEALADQGSEATDNQREEAIHDQRERAAAVQGADNQRAQARAGQRAEAAHNQRAGAPGSQEAEAAATQGATATASGARARKQVKTVRFQTPGRFSWFRKHRRAFWHTPRLPTLPKRVPRAGEARNLRVLRAEARAEAEQGEQEDQL, encoded by the coding sequence ATGCTGCAGATCGGGGAGGACGTCGACTATTTGCTCATTCCCCGGGAGGTCAGGCTGGCCGGGGGCGTCTGGAGAGTTATCTCTAAGCCTGCCACCAAGGAAGCAGAATTTCGGGAGCGGCTGACCCAGTTCCTGGAAGAAGAGGGCCGCACCCTGGAGGACGTGGCCCGCATCATCGAGAAGAGCACCCCGCACCCGCCCCAGCCCCCCAAAAAGCCCAAGGAGCCCCGAGTGAGGAGGAGAGTGCAGCAGATGGTGACTCCTACGCTCCGGCTGGTCGTGGGCACGTATGACAGCAGCAACGCCAGCGACAGCGAGTTCAGCGACTTCGAGACCTCCAGAGACAAGAGCCGCCAGGGCCCGCGGCGGAGCAAGAAGGTGCGCAAAATGCCCGTCAGCTACCTGGGCAGCAAGTTCCTGGGAAGCGACGTGGAGAGCGAGGATGATGAGGAACTGGTCGAGGCATTTCTCCGGCGACAGGAGAAGCAGCCCACCGCGCCGCCTGCCCGCCGCCGCGTCAACCTGCCAGTGCCCATGTTTGAGGACAACCTGGGGCCTCAGCTGTCCAAGGCGGACAGGTGGCGGGAGTATGTCAGCCAGGTGTCCTGGGGGAAGCTGAAACGGAGGGTGAAGGGTTGGGCGCCGAGGGCGGGCCCCGGGGTGGGCGAGGCCGGGCTGGCCTCCACCCCAGTGGAGAGCGCAGGGGTATCCTCCGGCACCAGCCCCGGGGATCGTGTGGAAAATGCGGGAGATGTCTGTGCCCCGCAGGCCTCCCCTAGGCGATGGAGGCCCAAGATCAACTGGGCCTCGTTTAGGCGCCACAGGAAGGAGCAGACAGCGCCCACAGGTCAGGGGGCGGACATCGAGGCTGATCAGGGGGGAGAGGCTGCAGATAATCAGAGGGAAGAGGCCATAGCTGACCTGCGGGAAGAGGCTGCAGGTAATCAGAGAGCAGGGGCCCCAGCTGaccagggggcagaggctgcagataACCAGAGGGAAGAGGCTGCAGATAATCAGAGGTCAGGGGCCCCAGCTGaccagggggcagaggctgcagataACCAGAGGGAAGAGGCTGCAGATAATCAGAGGTCAGGGGCCCCGGCTGaccagggggcagaggctgcagataATCAGAGGGCCGAGGCCCCAGCTGACCATAGGCCACAGGGTGCAGATAACCTGAGGGAAGAGGCCCTGGCTGACCAGGGGTCAGAGGCTACAGATAATCAAAGGGAAGAGGCCATACATGACCAGAGGGAAAGGGCCGCAGCTGTCCAGGGTGCAGATAATCAGAGGGCACAGGCCCGGGCTGGCCAAAGGGCAGAGGCTGCACATAATCAGAGGGCAGGGGCCCCAGGTAGCCAGGAAGCTGAAGCCGCAGCTACCCAAGGGGCCACAGCAACAGCTTCAGGAGCCAGGGCCCGGAAACAGGTCAAGACAGTGAGGTTCCAGACCCCTGGACGCTTTTCGTGGTTTCGCAAGCACCGGAGAGCCTTCTGGCACACTCCCCGGTTGCCAACCCTGCCCAAGAGAGTCCCCAGGGCAGGCGAGGCCAGGAACCTCAGGGTGCTGAGGGCCGAGGCCAGAGCAGAAGCTGAGCAGGGAGAGCAAGAAGACCAGCTGTGA